The Streptomyces sp. GSL17-111 region GTACATGGCGTACGATGCACTGCGTGCCGCACGGCGGTCGGTGACCACGTGTGAGGCGCTCGCGGGCGTAGCTCAATGGTAGAGCCCCAGTCTTCCAAACTGGCTACGCGGGTTCGATTCCCGTCGCCCGCTCACCGACGACCGCAGCCCGGGCCCGCGAGGCCCGGGCTGCGGTCTTTCGCGGGTCTTTCGTCGGTCTTTCGCGCGGCTCTTCGCGGCGCGGGCCCGCAGACCGGTGGCGTCCGGCTCAGAAGTTGATCGAGTTGATCGACCGGGCCACCGAGTCCAGGAGGTTCTGGATGGTCGGCGCCATGCCGCTGGAGGCGAGGAAGAAGCCGAAGAGCGCGGCGACGATCGCCGGGCCCGTTTTGATGGAGCCGCCGCGGATCATCACCACGAGGATGATCGCGAGCAACAGCACCACAGAGAGCGAAATGGCCACAACAGATCACACCTTCGGTCGGAACGCCTCGTCACCGGCCTGAGGGTGTCGGTCCGCTCGTGCACCCTCGCCCGCACCATCGTGCCACCAACCGGGTGAGCGCAGGAGCCCGTTGGAGCAGTGACGGTGTGAACGGGGCGCCAGGGCACCGGGAAGCGCGTGCGGTGGACGGGCGTGGCGGGGTCGGACACGCGCGAAGGCGAAAAGCGACGAAGTAGGGCTTAGCGGGAGCATCATCGTTCGCATGGTCACGGTGTGGACACGAAGTGAAGAATTTTTACCGCTCCAGGCAACCTGACGCCGCTCGTTTTCGTTTCCCTTCTATCCCGTCTATGGTGCGGTGGATGTTCCCCCCTGCTTCCGGGCGGACGGCGTCCCCCACCGCCCCGACCCAGACGTCCTCCACGGCGCGCGCACCGGAGGTCCGCGCGTCCGGCTCGCCGGCCGCCGAAGGGGCCGGGGGCAGACCGGCGAAGCAGCGCGACCCGTTCCTGGACAACGTCAAGTTCCTGACGATCCTGCTGGTGGGTCTCGGCCATGCCTGGGCGCCGTTGACGGGCGAGAACCGGAGCATCGCCGCCCTCTACATGTTCGTCTACGCCTTCCACATGCCGGCGTTCGTCCTCGTCTCCGGGTATCTGTCGCGGAGTTTCGAGGCACGCCCGGGGCAGGTGCGACGCCTCATCACCGGCGTCGCCGTGCCCTACGCGGTCTTCGAGGTCGTCTACACGCTGTTCATGCGTCAGATCGCGGACCCCGACCGCCCCTTGTCGTTCTTCAGCCCCGGGTACGCCCTGTGGTTCCTCGTCGCCCTCTTCATCTGGCGGCTCACCGCACCCGTCTGGAAGCTGCTGCGCTGGCCGCTACCCGTCGCGCTCGCGCTCGCCGCCGTCGCGAGCGCGACCCCGGGCATCGGGGGCGAGCTGAACCTCATGCGGGTCCTGCAGTTCCTGCCGTTCTTCGTGCTCGGCCTCCACCTGCGCCGTGAGCACTTCGACCTGGTGCGGACCAGGACGGCACGCCTCGTCGCCGCCCCCGTGGCCCTGGGGTTCCTCGCCTTCGCCTACTGGGCGGCGCCCGCGATGGACGACGAGTGGCTGCTCCACACGAGCTCCGCCCAGGAACTGGGCGCGCCCTGGTGGGCGGGTCCGGTGATGACCCTGGCGATCTTCGGCTGCGCACTCGTGCTGACGGCCTGCCTGGTGGCGTGGACGCCCGGCCGGACCACGTGGTTCACGGCGCTGGGAGCGGGCACGATCTTCGCGTACCTGCTGCACGTCTATCTCATCCAGGCGGCGCGGGAGTTCGACTGGTACGCGCTCTCCGGCGCCGACACCCCGCTGGGCCACCTCGTCATCTCCCTGCTGGCGCTCGCGATGATGACCGTCCTGTGCACCGAGCCCGTCCGGCGGGTCTTCCGACCCGTGGTGGAGCCGAGGATGGACTGGTTCTTCCGCGACGCACCGGGGAAAACCTCACCGGAAAAGGTGAACGCGACCGCGCGCTGAGGACGTTGCCCCCATCGGTCAGTCCCGGCAGAGCAGGAGCAGGGCCCGGTCGTCGTTGACGTCGCGGGCCACCCGTTCGATCAGGTGCCACGCCGCCCCGCGGAACCCGGTGACGATGTGCGTCTCGGCCGCGCCGGTGAGCCGGTCGATGCCCTCCGTCAGGTCCCGGTCGGGCGCCTCGACCAACCCGTCGGTGAAGAGCATGAGCACGTCCCCGCGCCGCAGCCGGCCCTTGGCGGGGTGGAACTCCGCCCCGTCCAGGACGCCGAGCAGCGGACCCTCGGCTGTCTGCGGCGTCCAGGTGCCCGCTCCGGCGCTCAGCTGCATCGCCGGCAGGTGCCCGGCGGACAGCAACTCGAAGTCGCCGGTGTCCAGGTCCAACACGAGGTGGACGGAGGTCGCGAAGCCCTCGTCCCACTCCTGGCGCAGCAGGTAGGCGTTGGCCGCGGGCAGGAAGGCGGGCGGCGGAAGAGAGCCGAGGAGGCCGCCGAAGGCACCGGAGAGCTGGAGCGCCCGGGACGCGGCGTCCATGCCCTTGCCGGAGACGTCGGTGAGCACGATCTCCAGGGTCCGCCGCTCCTTGCCCGTGCGGGCCGCCACGACGAAGTCCCCGGAGAACGACTGACCCCCGGCGGGGCGCAGGGACATCTCGGCATGCCAGCCGCGCGGCAGTTTCGGCAGTCTGCTCTGCACGCCGAGCCGCTCGCGCAGGTCGAAGAGCATGGTGCTGCCCCCGGTCCAGGGCACGCCCACCCGCATCCGGAACTGCGCGATGAGCAGCCCGGCCAGCCCCACGGCAGCCACCACGAGCACGGTGCCGGGCGTCACCCGTCCGGCCCCGTCGGTGTAGGGGCCCAGCACGACCGACTCCACGACCAGCGCGACGGCGGAGGCGGCGTACAGCGTCAGGAGGCTGACCGGGCGCAGCAGCAGCCCACCCGCGATGACGGGCAGGACCAGCGTCTCGGGGGCGACCCACAGCGGTTGGGCGACCGTGCCCCACGTGAAGAGGATCACGATGAGGAACAGCGTGCCGAAGATGAGGCGGTCCGAGCCGTGACCGCGGAAGGAGTCGACACCGGAGCGCCGCAGCCGGAGCCGGGCCCGGTGCCACGCCTTACGACTGCGGTCCGTGCGGGCCGCCTGCCCGGCCGAACCGGTACGTCCTGCCATGGATCGGGAGCCTATCCGGGTGTCCGGCGTGCGTCGATTCCGCACCTCAGCCCATGGTCATCCCGTTCGAAAATCGGATGCTCCGTTCGCATCGCCCTGGTACCTGTGGACGTATGACGACCGAGCTCCGGGCGATGGGCCCCGACGACTGGGACGCGTACTACGGCACGGTGATCCGGGCCTTCGGCGGTGATCCGCAGGAGCCCGCCGAGCGGAGCTCCTGGT contains the following coding sequences:
- a CDS encoding acyltransferase family protein, encoding MFPPASGRTASPTAPTQTSSTARAPEVRASGSPAAEGAGGRPAKQRDPFLDNVKFLTILLVGLGHAWAPLTGENRSIAALYMFVYAFHMPAFVLVSGYLSRSFEARPGQVRRLITGVAVPYAVFEVVYTLFMRQIADPDRPLSFFSPGYALWFLVALFIWRLTAPVWKLLRWPLPVALALAAVASATPGIGGELNLMRVLQFLPFFVLGLHLRREHFDLVRTRTARLVAAPVALGFLAFAYWAAPAMDDEWLLHTSSAQELGAPWWAGPVMTLAIFGCALVLTACLVAWTPGRTTWFTALGAGTIFAYLLHVYLIQAAREFDWYALSGADTPLGHLVISLLALAMMTVLCTEPVRRVFRPVVEPRMDWFFRDAPGKTSPEKVNATAR
- a CDS encoding PP2C family protein-serine/threonine phosphatase translates to MAGRTGSAGQAARTDRSRKAWHRARLRLRRSGVDSFRGHGSDRLIFGTLFLIVILFTWGTVAQPLWVAPETLVLPVIAGGLLLRPVSLLTLYAASAVALVVESVVLGPYTDGAGRVTPGTVLVVAAVGLAGLLIAQFRMRVGVPWTGGSTMLFDLRERLGVQSRLPKLPRGWHAEMSLRPAGGQSFSGDFVVAARTGKERRTLEIVLTDVSGKGMDAASRALQLSGAFGGLLGSLPPPAFLPAANAYLLRQEWDEGFATSVHLVLDLDTGDFELLSAGHLPAMQLSAGAGTWTPQTAEGPLLGVLDGAEFHPAKGRLRRGDVLMLFTDGLVEAPDRDLTEGIDRLTGAAETHIVTGFRGAAWHLIERVARDVNDDRALLLLCRD